One genomic segment of Capricornis sumatraensis isolate serow.1 chromosome 6, serow.2, whole genome shotgun sequence includes these proteins:
- the OMD gene encoding osteomodulin — MGFSSSVCVLFFFLGVKVYCQYESYQWDEDYDQEPDDVYQTEFQLNINYEAPFHQHTLGCASECFCPPNFPSSMYCDNRKLKTIPNIPAHIQQVYLQFNEIEAVTADSFINATHLKEINLSHNKIKSQKIDHGVFAKLSNLLQLHLQHNNLEDFPFPLPKSLERIFLGYNEISRLQTNAVSGLVNLTMLDLCFNKIDDSMLQEKALAKMEKLMQLNLCNNRLESMPPGLPSSLMYLSLENNSISSIPENYFNELPKLHALRISHNKLQDIPYNIFNLSSLIELNVGHNKLKQAFYIPRNLQHLYLENNEIENVNVTVMCPSVDPLHYHHLTYIRVDQNKLKAPISSYIFSCFPHIHTIYYGEQQSTNGQTIQLKTQVFRRFQDDGDSEDDDDHHEGPEGEGTEENIDAHYYGSQEWQETK; from the exons ATGGGCTTTTCAAGTTCAGTATgtgtccttttcttctttcttggagTCAAAGTATATTGCCAATATGAAAGTTATCAGTGGGATGAAGATTATGACCAAGAACCAGATGATGTCTACCAAACAGAATTCCAATTAAATATAAACTATGAAGCTCCATTTCATCAGCATACTTTAGGTTGTGCCAGTGAATGCTTCTGTCCACCTAACTTTCCATCATCAATGTACTGTGATAATCGCAAATTAAAGACTATCCCAAATATTCCAGCACACATTCAGCAAGTCTATCTTCAGTTTAATGAAATTGAGGCTGTGACTGCAGATTCATTTATCAATGCCACTCATCTTAAAGAAATCAACCTCAGCCACAACAAAATTAAATCTCAAAAGATTGATCATGGTGTGTTTGCTAAACTGTCAAATCTACTACAGCTTCACCTACAGCACAACAATTTAGAAGACTTTCCGTTTCCTCTTCCTAAGTCTTTGGAAAGGATTTTTCTAGGTTACAATGAAATCTCCAGACTGCAGACAAATGCTGTGAGTGGGCTTGTCAACTTGACCATGCTTGATCTCTGTTTTAATAAAATTGATGATTCTATGTTACAAGAAAAAGCACTTgccaaaatggaaaaattaatgcAGCTCAATCTATGTAATAATAGATTAGAATCAATGCCTCCTGGTTTGCCTTCTTCACTTATGTATCTGtctttagaaaataattcaatATCTTCTATACCAGAAAATTACTTCAACGAACTTCCAAAACTTCATGCGCTAAGAATATCACACAACAAACTACAAGACAttccatataatatttttaatctttccagCCTTATAGAGCTCAATGTTGGACACAACAAACTGAAGCAAGCATTCTATATTCCAAGGAATTTACAACACCTATacctagaaaataatgaaattgaaa atgtCAATGTCACAGTGATGTGTCCATCAGTTGATCCACTACATTACCACCATTTAACATACATTCGTGTAGATCAAAATAAGCTGAAAGCACCAATAAGCTCATACATTTTCTCCTGCTTCCCTCATATACACACTATTTACTATGGTGAACAACAAAGTACTAATGGTCAAACGATACAACTGAAGACCCAAGTTTTCAGGAGATTTCAAGATGATGGTGACAGTGAAGATGATGATGATCACCATGAAGGCCCAGAAGGAGAAGGAACAGAAGAAAACATTGATGCTCACTATTATGGAAGTCAAGAATGGCAAGAAACTAAATAG